Proteins co-encoded in one uncultured Bacteroides sp. genomic window:
- a CDS encoding FecR family protein: MKKNKIIALLEKVSSEKETPLDSEEETQLMKAFSTVPLMDEKLDYNSLASMEKYIFNNINIKPNKKSNKYIFQRITVAAAALLILVFSFDLWIKSMDVKYISINKQLTFILPDQSEATLRNKSSLSYNKFLYYFNRKVQMDGEVYFIVTKGQKFTVETRTHNITVLGTRFTVFDKDSFNVICYEGKVLVERKDKKGKRILIKGQSYTLNKERKKEKKKEKEPNNERIFNNAELVDVLEQIETIYKISFENKEIANSLYFTGAFPTNNLDATLKVALAPYNMTWKQTSSGYKIIKI, encoded by the coding sequence ATGAAAAAAAATAAGATCATTGCTTTACTTGAGAAAGTTTCTTCTGAAAAAGAAACTCCTTTAGATTCGGAAGAAGAGACTCAACTAATGAAAGCCTTTTCAACAGTTCCATTGATGGACGAGAAGTTAGACTATAACTCCTTAGCTAGCATGGAAAAATATATATTCAATAACATCAATATAAAGCCTAATAAAAAAAGTAATAAATATATATTCCAAAGAATAACGGTGGCAGCAGCAGCATTGCTGATACTAGTATTTAGTTTCGATTTGTGGATAAAAAGTATGGATGTAAAATATATATCAATAAATAAACAATTGACATTTATACTTCCTGATCAATCCGAGGCTACACTTAGAAATAAAAGTTCTTTATCATATAATAAATTTCTCTATTATTTTAACAGGAAAGTTCAAATGGATGGCGAAGTATACTTTATTGTTACCAAAGGACAAAAATTCACAGTTGAAACACGTACGCACAATATAACAGTACTAGGTACCCGTTTTACTGTATTTGATAAAGACTCATTCAATGTTATTTGCTACGAAGGCAAAGTTTTAGTTGAAAGAAAAGATAAAAAGGGGAAGAGAATACTTATAAAAGGACAGAGTTACACATTAAATAAAGAGAGAAAAAAAGAGAAAAAAAAGGAAAAAGAGCCTAATAATGAACGTATATTCAATAATGCTGAACTAGTAGACGTTCTAGAGCAAATAGAAACTATTTATAAAATATCATTTGAGAACAAAGAAATAGCTAATAGCCTATATTTTACAGGAGCTTTCCCGACCAATAACCTTGATGCAACATTAAAAGTAGCTCTAGCTCCTTACAATATGACATGGAAACAGACCAGTTCTGGTTACAAGATAATAAAAATTTAG
- a CDS encoding S9 family peptidase, with protein sequence MKKISLLLILCALSLAINAQGTELTLENAINGKYSGERLGNIVPMADGEHYTMISNDRKRIVKYSFRTGKEVETLFDVSKARECTFKSFDGYQLSPDETKILIQTETKPIYRRSFTAVHYVYTIKRNLVEKLSDGGPQQVPTFSPDGNMVAFVRNNNIFLVKFLYGNSESQVTTDGAFGKIINGVPDWVYEEEFEYNRAFEFSPDNKMITFVRFDETAVPSYSFPLYAGQYPANKNFEYYPGSYSYKYPKSGQTNSTVTVHSFDIKSKVIRKLNIPIKKEDYIPRIRFTKDENKLAVMTLNHTQNQFDMYFVNPRSGVAKLILRDESKYYINEGNFDNIVFYDNNFSFLSEKDGYNHLYWYSIGGNLIKQVTKGNFEVRKYHGWNAVTNTFYYESNEGNVLRNAVYAIDIKGKKSKLSEKEGTNNAIFSSTMKYFINTYSNLTTPPVVTLNDNKGKELDVLISNNKIKEEISQMAMPKKEFFTFTTSAGVQLNGWIMKPADFSESKKYPVILYQYSGPGTQQVTDRWNIGETRSGLGWEAYMTTQGFIVACVDGRGTGGRGAEFTKCTYMNLGIKEAQDQAETAKYFNNQPYVDKGRIGIWGWSYGGYMTIMSMSEGSNVFKAGVAVAPVTDWKFYDSVYTERFMRTPEENADGYASSSAFTRAKNLSGKLLIVHGMADDNVHFQNTAEYSEQLVQSNKQFDMQVYTNRNHGIYGGNTRNHLFTRLTEFFKTNL encoded by the coding sequence ATGAAAAAGATTAGTTTACTATTGATATTGTGTGCCCTCTCACTAGCAATTAATGCTCAGGGCACAGAATTAACATTAGAGAATGCCATAAATGGTAAATACAGTGGAGAAAGATTAGGAAACATTGTACCAATGGCCGATGGAGAGCATTACACAATGATAAGTAATGACAGGAAACGTATTGTAAAGTATTCATTCAGAACAGGAAAAGAGGTAGAAACATTGTTTGATGTTTCAAAAGCGCGCGAATGTACGTTCAAAAGTTTCGATGGTTATCAGCTGTCTCCTGACGAAACTAAAATATTGATTCAGACAGAAACAAAACCTATATACCGTCGCTCGTTTACTGCAGTTCACTATGTTTATACCATAAAACGTAATCTGGTGGAGAAACTTTCCGATGGCGGTCCTCAACAGGTGCCAACTTTCTCTCCGGATGGAAATATGGTAGCTTTCGTAAGAAACAATAATATCTTCCTGGTGAAGTTTCTATATGGCAACAGTGAATCACAAGTGACTACAGACGGTGCCTTTGGAAAAATCATCAATGGTGTTCCCGACTGGGTATATGAAGAAGAGTTTGAATATAACCGTGCTTTCGAATTTAGTCCAGACAATAAAATGATTACTTTCGTCCGTTTCGACGAAACAGCTGTACCCTCCTATTCATTCCCTTTGTATGCCGGACAATATCCTGCAAACAAGAATTTTGAGTACTATCCCGGTAGTTATTCATATAAATACCCCAAATCCGGACAAACAAACTCCACTGTAACTGTGCACTCTTTTGACATCAAATCAAAAGTGATCAGAAAACTAAATATTCCGATTAAGAAAGAAGATTATATTCCCCGTATTCGTTTTACTAAAGACGAGAACAAGCTGGCTGTTATGACATTAAATCATACACAAAACCAGTTTGATATGTATTTTGTGAACCCTCGTTCCGGAGTTGCTAAGCTGATCTTAAGAGATGAAAGCAAATATTACATTAATGAAGGAAACTTCGACAATATTGTTTTCTACGATAACAACTTCAGCTTCCTAAGCGAGAAAGACGGATATAATCACCTTTATTGGTATTCAATAGGAGGAAATCTGATAAAACAAGTAACGAAGGGCAATTTTGAAGTCAGAAAATACCACGGATGGAACGCTGTAACGAACACATTCTATTATGAGAGTAATGAAGGAAATGTACTTCGTAATGCCGTATATGCAATTGATATCAAGGGCAAAAAAAGCAAGCTTTCGGAAAAAGAGGGCACAAACAATGCTATCTTTAGCAGCACAATGAAGTACTTTATCAATACCTACTCTAACCTTACCACTCCTCCGGTGGTAACACTAAACGATAATAAAGGGAAAGAGCTTGATGTACTTATCAGCAATAATAAGATAAAAGAAGAAATAAGTCAGATGGCAATGCCTAAAAAAGAGTTCTTCACTTTTACGACCTCTGCCGGCGTTCAACTAAACGGGTGGATTATGAAACCAGCCGACTTCTCTGAATCAAAGAAATATCCCGTGATTCTTTACCAATACAGCGGACCAGGTACACAACAGGTAACCGATCGCTGGAATATTGGAGAAACAAGAAGCGGATTGGGCTGGGAAGCTTATATGACCACACAAGGTTTTATTGTTGCTTGTGTAGACGGACGAGGAACCGGCGGACGTGGTGCTGAATTTACAAAGTGCACTTATATGAATCTGGGTATTAAAGAGGCGCAGGATCAGGCAGAGACAGCTAAATATTTCAATAACCAGCCATACGTTGATAAAGGTAGAATTGGTATCTGGGGATGGAGCTATGGCGGTTATATGACTATCATGAGCATGAGCGAAGGCAGTAATGTGTTTAAAGCCGGAGTAGCTGTTGCACCAGTAACCGACTGGAAATTTTATGATTCAGTTTACACTGAACGGTTTATGCGCACTCCGGAAGAAAATGCTGATGGTTATGCATCTTCTTCAGCATTTACACGCGCTAAAAATCTAAGTGGAAAACTATTGATTGTACATGGTATGGCAGATGACAATGTTCATTTTCAAAATAC